Genomic window (Desulforapulum autotrophicum HRM2):
GCGTCCGGGGCAGACGGGTTACGGATCAATCCGGGAAATATTGGTGAAGAGTGGAAGGTGCGTGAAGTGGCAAATTGTGCCCGGGAAAAGGGGGTTCCCATACGCATCGGCGTGAATGCGGGCTCCCTTGAACGGGAATTTATCGAAAGGCTTGGGCCCACCCCTGAGGCCATGGTAGAAAGCGCCATGGTGAATATCGGAATCCTTGAACGTATTGGTTTTAAAGATATAAAGGTCTCCTTGAAAGCCTCTGATGTGGCAAGAACCGTTGCAGCCTATCGACTGATTGCCGCAAGGACGGATGTTCCCCTCCATGTGGGGGTAACCGAGGCGGGAGGGCTTTTTGCCGGCATCACAAAATCGGCCATTGGCATTGGCATGCTCCTTGCTGAAGGCATCGGTGACACCATAAGGGTTTCATTGACCCGGGACCCGGTTGAAGAGGTTCGAACGGCCTGGGAGATCCTGAGGGCACTGGGGCTTCGGTCAAGGGGGCCGGAAATTATCTCCTGTCCCACCTGCGGGCGCTGTAAAATCGATCTTTTTACTGTTGCTGAACAGGTGGAGGCAGCGCTGCTCAACTGCCCCCTTGATATAAAGGTCGCCATTATGGGGTGCGTGGTTAACGGACCGGGAGAGGCAAAGGAGGCTGACATCGGCATTGCCGGTGGGGATGGTTTCGGTATTCTCTTTAAAAAGGGAAAAGTTGTTCGAAAGATAGATCAGCATGACCTTGTCAGGGTCCTGCTCAAAGAAATAGAAAATTTAAAATAAATTCTGGAGGAAGATAGATGGTAAAACAGGCAAAAAACGCGATATCACCCACCCGGGACGAAGACTATCCAATGTGGTACCAGGAGGTGGTGAAGGCCTCGGAAATGGCTGAAAAATCACCTGTCCGGGGCTGCATGGTGATTAAACCCTGGGGGTATGCCCTGTGGGAAAACATCGTGAGCACAATGGATGGCATGTTTAAGGATACGGGTATTAAAAATGCCTATTTTCCTCTGTTTATCCCCTTAAGTTACCTTGAGAAAGAGGCTGAACATGTGGAGGGATTTGCCAAGGAATGCGCTGTTGTTACCCACCACAGACTTGAAGCAGGGGAGGACGGTAAGCTCGTTCCGGCGGGAAAACTCACCGAACCCCTGATTGTCAGGCCCACCTCCGAGACCATTATCGGAGAATCCATGTCCCGCTGGACCTCGAGCTATCGGGATCTTCCCATTTTGCTCAACCAGTGGGCCAACGTGGTACGCTGGGAGATGCGGACCCGGATTTTTCTCAGGACAAGCGAGTTCCTCTGGCAGGAGGGCCACACGGCCCACGCCACTGAGGCTGAGGCAAGGGAGCGGACCATGATGATGCTTGATGTATACACACGGTTTGTCGAAGAGTATCTTGCCATGCCCGTTGTCAGGGGAAGAAAAACTGCCTCTGAAAGATTTCCAGGAGCAGTTGATACGGTGTGTATAGAGGCCATGATGCAGGATAAAAAAGCCCTCCAGGCTGGAACTTCCCATTTTCTCGGGCAGAATTTTGCCCGCAGTTCCGACATCCGTTTCCAGAATGCAGATAAAAAAGAAGAGTTTGCCTGGACCACTTCCTGGGGAACGTCCACCCGGATGATCGGGGGCATGATCATGACCCATGCCGATGACGACGGCGTGATCATGCCTCCCAGAGTTGCCCCGGCCCATGTGGTGCTGCTCCCGATTGCCCGAAAAGAGGAAGACCAGAGAAAGGTAATGGAATACACCCGGAGTCTTGCCGATGCCCTGGCGGTTAGAACCTATCACGGTTCAAGAATCAGGGTCGAGATCGATGACAGGGATACGGGCGGTGCAAGGGCCTGGGATTGGATCAAAAAGGGAATCCCCCTGAGGGCTGAGATCGGACCCAGGGACATGGAAAACGATTGTGTCTTTCTTGGCCGGAGGGATGAAGCCCCTGGAAAGAAAGTTTCCCTGCCCCGGGAAGATTTTATCAACACCATTGACACGATTCTCGATGATATCCAGAATAACCTGTTTAACCGGGCCCTTGCCTTTAAACGGGAAAATACCATTGAAATAGATG
Coding sequences:
- the ispG gene encoding flavodoxin-dependent (E)-4-hydroxy-3-methylbut-2-enyl-diphosphate synthase; the protein is MPLVQGRKKTRRVSIGKVAVGAGLPVAVQSMTNTPTGDVAATVTQIQRLEAAGCEIIRVAVPDMAAALALAKIRQKINIPLIADIHFDYRLALASLASGADGLRINPGNIGEEWKVREVANCAREKGVPIRIGVNAGSLEREFIERLGPTPEAMVESAMVNIGILERIGFKDIKVSLKASDVARTVAAYRLIAARTDVPLHVGVTEAGGLFAGITKSAIGIGMLLAEGIGDTIRVSLTRDPVEEVRTAWEILRALGLRSRGPEIISCPTCGRCKIDLFTVAEQVEAALLNCPLDIKVAIMGCVVNGPGEAKEADIGIAGGDGFGILFKKGKVVRKIDQHDLVRVLLKEIENLK
- the proS gene encoding proline--tRNA ligase, with translation MVKQAKNAISPTRDEDYPMWYQEVVKASEMAEKSPVRGCMVIKPWGYALWENIVSTMDGMFKDTGIKNAYFPLFIPLSYLEKEAEHVEGFAKECAVVTHHRLEAGEDGKLVPAGKLTEPLIVRPTSETIIGESMSRWTSSYRDLPILLNQWANVVRWEMRTRIFLRTSEFLWQEGHTAHATEAEARERTMMMLDVYTRFVEEYLAMPVVRGRKTASERFPGAVDTVCIEAMMQDKKALQAGTSHFLGQNFARSSDIRFQNADKKEEFAWTTSWGTSTRMIGGMIMTHADDDGVIMPPRVAPAHVVLLPIARKEEDQRKVMEYTRSLADALAVRTYHGSRIRVEIDDRDTGGARAWDWIKKGIPLRAEIGPRDMENDCVFLGRRDEAPGKKVSLPREDFINTIDTILDDIQNNLFNRALAFKRENTIEIDDTEEFKALFTAPDENSIHGGFVMAHWCGAAECEAKIKEDLSVTIRCIPFDSKTEQGRCICCGNASGRRVLFAKAY